One part of the Lotus japonicus ecotype B-129 chromosome 2, LjGifu_v1.2 genome encodes these proteins:
- the LOC130735974 gene encoding uncharacterized protein LOC130735974: MNGSSASSCRSRHRSAGGRAKCQCGVPLMLYTAGTRENSERRFLRCKNWQLPGTCDFFFWIDDPLEGREPVIPHVDAETMSSEIGNSSNHNSVHHVPDLMKKMKKLKKKLEVERFQKNVASVIALMCFLVTVWCLCKGRV; the protein is encoded by the exons ATGAATGGTTCTTCTGCATCCTCTTGTCGTTCCAGGCATCGAAGTGCAGGTGGTAGGGCAAAATGTCAATGTGGAGTTCCTCTAATGCTCTACACTGCTGGTACTCGTGAAAACTCAGAAAGGAGATTTCTTAGGTGCAAAAATTGGCAG CTTCCAGGCACATGTGATTTCTTTTTTTGGATTGATGATCCACTTGAAGGTAGAGAACCAGTTATACCGCATGTAGATGCTGAGACAATGAGTTCTGAGATTGGCAATTCATCAAACCACAACTCTGTGCACCATGTTCCTGatttgatgaaaaaaatgaaaaagctgAAGAAGAAACTTGAAGTAGAGAGATTTCAGAAGAATGTTGCAAGTGTGATTGCTTTGATGTGTTTTTTAGTGACAGTGTGGTGTTTATGTAAGGGGAGGGTTTAA